One window of Paenibacillus sp. FSL K6-3182 genomic DNA carries:
- a CDS encoding extracellular solute-binding protein, which translates to MLVWSGRVQSQFDLAFEKLDTELVPETGASLLVWESKEARPFVDAIIKEFTELYGVEVKMQELGTMDQIGKFELDGPAGLSADVITTFQDHLGKAASAGLILPNDDYAAVHVFAEALC; encoded by the coding sequence GTGCTAGTCTGGAGCGGGCGTGTACAAAGCCAGTTCGATCTGGCGTTTGAGAAGCTCGATACGGAGCTTGTACCGGAGACCGGCGCGAGCTTGCTGGTATGGGAGAGCAAAGAAGCCCGGCCTTTTGTGGATGCCATCATCAAGGAATTTACGGAACTATACGGCGTCGAAGTGAAGATGCAGGAGCTTGGAACGATGGATCAAATCGGAAAATTCGAGCTGGACGGTCCAGCTGGCCTTTCGGCAGACGTCATTACGACTTTCCAGGACCATCTGGGCAAGGCGGCAAGCGCCGGGCTGATTCTGCCTAACGATGATTACGCTGCTGTTCATGTATTTGCAGAGGCACTTTGTTGA
- a CDS encoding alpha/beta hydrolase-fold protein — protein MTQPSRVESIANFRSEIMRNERDIFVYLPPGYGQEADRTYPVLYVHDGQNVFHEAFNGQSWNLHRVCDRLIAEGRIEKLIVVAVSNMGLERNSEFAHQGSFAEELDYPCRGEFYERFLTEEVKPYIDRTYRTKHESRHTALMGSSRGGLATYHIGFRRSDVFGKLAMVSPYFAQYNEETMTHLPIVQTFDGKGPFQLWIDAGGMEGLTVRVDHVRHMVEHFLKLGYRSGDDLVFCYEPMAEHNEAAWEQRVYAPLVFFFGDKGSPVSAELTGDPIAGIEGAEAWVYPLVSYESGLVSVDLDASFRVTPEGAAAVDPTGLIRAVKTGDCEIAYSGHGLNALTIIRIVPELSEKVEVELEVVVPDDTSATARVYAGAELEKSGPRSYRRRLFLPRNTGFAFHVSEHSGLREAGPEGADVPKRRFVADSNKTLHYEVLSWMLSQSI, from the coding sequence ATGACGCAGCCTTCGCGAGTGGAATCCATCGCGAATTTCCGATCGGAAATTATGCGCAACGAAAGGGACATTTTCGTTTATTTGCCGCCCGGCTACGGGCAGGAAGCGGACAGGACGTATCCGGTACTTTACGTCCATGACGGGCAGAACGTATTCCATGAAGCATTTAACGGGCAGTCATGGAACCTGCACCGCGTATGCGACCGTCTGATTGCGGAAGGACGCATCGAAAAATTGATCGTCGTGGCGGTTTCGAATATGGGGCTGGAGCGAAACAGCGAGTTCGCGCATCAAGGCTCGTTCGCGGAGGAGCTCGACTACCCTTGCCGGGGAGAGTTCTATGAACGTTTCCTGACGGAGGAAGTTAAACCCTACATCGACCGTACTTACCGGACGAAGCATGAGAGCCGCCACACCGCACTGATGGGTTCGTCCAGAGGCGGGCTCGCGACTTACCATATCGGGTTCCGCCGTTCCGACGTTTTTGGCAAGCTGGCCATGGTTTCGCCTTATTTTGCCCAATACAATGAGGAGACGATGACGCATCTGCCCATCGTTCAGACTTTCGATGGAAAAGGACCGTTTCAATTATGGATAGATGCTGGCGGCATGGAAGGCTTGACTGTGCGTGTCGATCACGTCAGGCACATGGTGGAGCATTTCTTGAAGCTAGGCTACCGGTCTGGAGACGACCTCGTGTTCTGCTACGAACCGATGGCAGAGCATAACGAGGCAGCTTGGGAGCAGAGGGTATACGCGCCGCTTGTCTTCTTCTTCGGAGACAAAGGATCGCCCGTCTCAGCCGAGTTGACCGGTGATCCTATCGCCGGGATCGAGGGAGCCGAGGCATGGGTATACCCGCTTGTCTCATATGAAAGCGGTTTAGTTTCGGTCGACCTGGACGCAAGCTTTCGCGTAACGCCCGAAGGCGCAGCGGCGGTCGATCCGACAGGCTTGATCCGGGCAGTCAAGACGGGGGATTGTGAGATCGCATACAGCGGACATGGGCTGAACGCATTGACAATAATCAGGATCGTGCCGGAACTATCCGAAAAGGTCGAAGTGGAGTTGGAAGTTGTCGTACCAGACGATACCTCGGCAACGGCGAGAGTATATGCGGGGGCGGAACTGGAGAAGTCCGGACCTCGCTCCTACCGAAGGCGGCTTTTCCTGCCGAGAAATACGGGATTTGCTTTTCACGTCTCAGAGCACTCTGGTCTAAGGGAAGCAGGCCCGGAGGGGGCGGACGTCCCGAAGCGGAGGTTCGTCGCCGACAGCAACAAGACGTTGCATTATGAAGTCCTAAGTTGGATGCTAAGTCAATCGATATGA
- a CDS encoding alpha/beta hydrolase-fold protein, whose translation MENSAQSKLIVLPGVHASRLGNERDIYIYLPVGYDDDPSVRYPVLYMHVGQHVFEPSKPSGESWGMHRVADRLLAEGLIRPIIIVAVEHKYEDGTSEYFHDLCAYPIRCVGELYEHFLIEELKPIVDRAFRTLPDADHTALMGSSAAGIATYNIGLRRPDVFGMLGILSPFFVQVDPGTLEETPQYRLYPYNDGQKIWMDIGGAEGFFMPSHVRSVAENMQQAGWKQGEELYYYLDMEAAHSEWDWSRRAHMPLLHFFGEAADVSVLALEGDGIVGVDGPLVVVNAVAALHNGIRFSLLRADYQTDNPDVLGISPDGRLLPRKPGTATIVCRYGGQEAARMYTVVERLSETVVVELEILVPDTTPEDAEIYATFGVPKLGKGLYGGTVSLPRGLTFDFLITRGYDKEEVDRDFGRMPYRRLVTDEDKRVVYTVHNWIDIRPDMGREEEI comes from the coding sequence ATGGAAAATTCGGCTCAATCGAAGCTAATCGTATTACCCGGGGTGCACGCATCCCGGCTGGGAAATGAAAGAGACATCTACATTTATTTGCCTGTGGGCTATGACGATGATCCGTCCGTAAGGTATCCCGTGTTGTACATGCACGTGGGCCAGCACGTATTCGAGCCGAGCAAGCCTTCTGGAGAGTCCTGGGGTATGCACCGCGTAGCGGACCGACTATTGGCGGAAGGGCTGATTCGGCCAATTATTATCGTAGCGGTCGAACATAAGTACGAGGACGGAACCAGTGAATATTTCCACGACCTGTGCGCGTATCCTATTCGCTGCGTCGGCGAGCTTTACGAGCATTTTCTAATCGAAGAGCTGAAGCCAATTGTAGATCGCGCATTCAGGACACTGCCGGATGCGGATCATACGGCGTTAATGGGCTCCTCGGCGGCCGGCATTGCAACGTACAACATCGGGCTTCGCCGTCCGGACGTATTCGGAATGCTTGGCATCCTGTCGCCTTTTTTCGTCCAGGTAGATCCCGGCACGCTGGAGGAAACGCCGCAGTATCGGCTGTATCCTTATAACGATGGGCAGAAAATATGGATGGACATAGGTGGGGCGGAGGGGTTCTTCATGCCATCCCACGTGCGGAGCGTCGCGGAGAATATGCAGCAAGCTGGCTGGAAGCAAGGTGAGGAGCTTTATTATTATCTGGACATGGAAGCCGCGCATTCCGAATGGGACTGGAGCCGCCGGGCGCACATGCCGCTGCTGCACTTCTTTGGCGAAGCCGCCGATGTGTCGGTTCTCGCGCTTGAAGGGGACGGTATCGTCGGTGTCGACGGGCCTTTAGTGGTCGTTAATGCGGTTGCCGCTCTTCACAACGGCATACGCTTCAGTTTGCTCAGAGCCGATTACCAGACGGATAATCCGGATGTCCTCGGGATTTCGCCAGACGGAAGGCTGCTTCCACGGAAACCCGGCACTGCGACGATCGTCTGCCGCTATGGTGGCCAAGAAGCGGCCAGAATGTATACTGTCGTGGAACGGCTATCTGAGACCGTCGTCGTCGAGCTTGAAATTCTCGTGCCGGATACAACGCCGGAAGATGCCGAGATTTATGCGACGTTCGGCGTTCCGAAGCTCGGCAAAGGATTGTATGGCGGAACGGTCAGTTTGCCTAGAGGATTAACGTTCGATTTTCTCATCACCCGGGGCTACGATAAGGAAGAGGTCGATCGGGATTTCGGGCGGATGCCTTACAGAAGGCTTGTCACGGACGAGGACAAAAGAGTCGTTTACACGGTTCATAATTGGATAGACATAAGGCCCGATATGGGAAGAGAGGAGGAGATTTGA
- a CDS encoding LacI family DNA-binding transcriptional regulator, whose amino-acid sequence MKKTTLRDVAKEAGVSVATVSYVLNYVSTQTIPEETRQRVFTAASKLHYVQNLTAKSLSLGKTNVLGVLFVSTGDARIPKPVSYGAFLDGLERRCREKSYHLLVSQIDPAKPNFEIIAERKLDGVFLIDAMAQSFHAISRNLQYGSPLVIVDSLIDDSLFRQVNPDFQRLFSDLNSSLPAGQPYALIHEHMSNERYHEIIRSASGLDESLVFATTSDEESLKQFIQQHENKPLVVFNEFLALQVLKYLSPENLVVVCTSECPELLPEQVTKFVFTRSKSEVAFGLMSALLHTPFGTSEDQYISLSKKD is encoded by the coding sequence ATGAAAAAAACGACACTTCGCGACGTAGCCAAAGAAGCCGGCGTCTCCGTCGCCACCGTAAGCTATGTCCTTAATTACGTGAGCACCCAGACGATTCCAGAAGAGACGCGGCAGCGGGTCTTTACGGCAGCGAGCAAGCTTCATTACGTTCAAAATTTGACGGCGAAGTCGCTCTCACTGGGTAAAACCAACGTCCTCGGCGTGCTGTTCGTCAGCACCGGAGACGCCCGCATTCCAAAGCCGGTCAGCTACGGAGCTTTCCTTGACGGATTAGAGCGCCGATGCCGGGAGAAGAGCTATCATCTCCTTGTATCCCAAATTGATCCGGCCAAACCCAATTTCGAGATCATTGCCGAGCGCAAGCTGGATGGCGTCTTTCTGATTGACGCTATGGCCCAATCCTTCCATGCGATATCGAGGAATCTGCAATACGGCTCGCCGTTGGTTATCGTGGACAGCTTGATCGACGATTCCTTGTTCCGGCAAGTCAATCCTGATTTCCAACGATTGTTCAGTGATCTGAACTCGTCATTGCCGGCCGGACAGCCTTATGCACTCATTCACGAACACATGTCGAACGAGCGGTATCACGAAATCATTCGATCCGCCTCGGGATTGGACGAATCGCTCGTATTTGCGACCACCAGCGACGAAGAGTCGCTCAAGCAATTTATCCAGCAGCACGAGAACAAGCCTCTCGTCGTCTTCAACGAATTTTTGGCCTTGCAGGTACTGAAGTACCTAAGCCCGGAGAACCTTGTCGTCGTCTGCACCTCGGAATGCCCGGAACTCCTTCCCGAGCAGGTCACAAAGTTCGTTTTCACTCGTTCCAAGTCCGAGGTCGCTTTCGGCTTGATGAGCGCGCTACTGCACACTCCTTTCGGCACTTCCGAGGATCAGTACATCTCTCTGAGCAAGAAGGATTAA
- a CDS encoding sugar phosphate isomerase/epimerase family protein has translation MRLGGQVFLENKNPESWSNALIQAGFRATTCPIDGNEDISELDDYLAAAAKHDILISEVGAWSNPISRNEETRRKAIAYCMQRLELAERMAAQCCVNIAGSRGEQWDGPDLDNFSDETFELIVETTREIIDAVKPERTVFALEMMPWVFPDSADSYLSLIKAIDRKGFGVHFDPVNIISSPRAYYQNGEIIRDFFTKLGPYIRNCHAKDILLRGQLTVHMDEVIPGQGVLDYRTFLTELNKLHPDTTLIIEHLSTNEQYQQAREYICKTASELNISL, from the coding sequence ATGAGGCTTGGAGGTCAGGTTTTTCTAGAAAATAAAAATCCTGAAAGTTGGTCAAATGCACTTATACAAGCGGGCTTCCGCGCAACAACCTGCCCCATAGACGGCAATGAAGATATTAGCGAGCTGGATGATTACTTAGCCGCAGCAGCAAAACATGATATTCTGATTTCCGAGGTCGGCGCATGGAGCAACCCCATTAGCCGAAATGAGGAAACAAGGCGCAAAGCGATTGCATACTGCATGCAGCGTCTGGAACTTGCAGAACGGATGGCTGCGCAGTGCTGCGTAAACATTGCCGGGTCACGCGGCGAACAATGGGACGGACCTGATCTAGACAATTTCAGCGATGAAACCTTTGAGCTCATTGTAGAGACGACACGTGAAATTATCGATGCGGTTAAACCAGAGAGAACCGTATTTGCCTTGGAAATGATGCCGTGGGTATTCCCAGATTCGGCTGACTCCTATCTTTCCTTGATCAAAGCGATCGATCGCAAAGGCTTTGGCGTACACTTCGATCCCGTCAATATCATTAGCAGCCCTCGGGCCTATTACCAAAATGGCGAGATCATCCGTGATTTTTTTACAAAGCTTGGGCCATATATTCGGAATTGCCATGCGAAGGATATTTTGCTGCGCGGCCAATTGACCGTTCATATGGATGAGGTCATCCCAGGTCAAGGTGTGCTTGATTACCGGACATTTCTTACCGAGCTGAACAAGCTGCACCCGGATACGACGCTCATTATCGAGCACCTATCCACCAATGAGCAGTATCAGCAAGCTCGGGAGTACATATGCAAGACGGCTTCAGAGCTTAATATATCGCTGTAA
- a CDS encoding heme-degrading domain-containing protein, whose translation MNHEQLLEELKREEEELQFDSFTNETALHVGLGLIEQAKSENKSVMIDIRKGEQQLFHYAFPGTSADNDDWVMRKARVVNRFGVSSYRMEIELRAAGTTLAERFSLSPSLYAPYNGAYPIYARGFGVIGTIAVSGLPDDQDHKLITSVLRNILKRA comes from the coding sequence ATGAATCACGAACAACTCCTAGAGGAATTGAAGCGCGAGGAAGAGGAGCTGCAATTCGACTCCTTCACGAACGAAACCGCGCTGCATGTCGGACTTGGGCTCATTGAGCAGGCCAAATCGGAGAACAAGTCGGTAATGATTGATATTCGAAAAGGCGAACAACAGCTGTTTCACTATGCTTTTCCGGGCACCTCGGCAGACAATGATGATTGGGTCATGCGAAAAGCACGCGTCGTCAATCGTTTTGGAGTCAGCTCCTATCGTATGGAAATCGAGTTGCGCGCTGCCGGTACAACGCTTGCCGAGCGTTTTTCGTTATCCCCTTCGCTCTATGCTCCTTATAACGGAGCGTATCCCATCTACGCTCGAGGGTTCGGGGTAATCGGAACCATTGCTGTATCCGGATTGCCGGATGATCAAGATCATAAGCTGATCACTTCTGTGCTCCGAAATATACTTAAACGAGCCTAA
- the thrC gene encoding threonine synthase → MEYISTRGNVGKIGFIDAFMMGLGNDGGLLVPSEIPVISAETLKEWQNLNYQELVLAIFSYFTNDEIPAQDLKDMVYASYATFRDPEVTPVRKLKDDLYLLELFHGPTFAFKDIALQFMGQLYTYVAAKQNKKIHILGATSGDTGASAIEGVKGKDGIKICILHPHGKVSKVQELQMTTVQDDNVLNLSVDGNFDDCQRMIKDLFADLDFKANNQLAAINSINFVRILAQTVYYFYAYFQVAKQTDAKQVNFSVPTGNFGDIFAGYLAKRMGLPVGKLILATNENNILERFILEGVYKPGDFRSTYSPSMDIQVASNFERYLYYVLGEDAAQIRSLMDQFKAEGQIVIAGDALSRVQAEFGAHGVQGQECLSTIKKYEAENGYLLDPHSACGVAAADKYSNEQGITISLATAHPAKFNEAIELCGIEQQFPEQIASLFSKEQRQTRVDGSLAAVVSELEAFYNA, encoded by the coding sequence ATGGAGTACATTAGTACAAGAGGAAATGTTGGCAAAATAGGGTTTATCGATGCGTTTATGATGGGCTTAGGCAACGATGGAGGACTGCTTGTTCCGAGCGAAATTCCAGTTATTTCAGCTGAAACATTAAAGGAATGGCAGAATCTTAACTATCAAGAGCTTGTACTTGCTATATTCTCATATTTTACGAATGATGAGATTCCAGCACAGGATTTGAAGGATATGGTGTACGCGAGCTATGCTACTTTCCGTGACCCGGAAGTAACGCCTGTCCGCAAGCTGAAGGATGATCTTTATTTGCTGGAGCTGTTCCACGGTCCTACCTTTGCATTTAAAGATATCGCGCTTCAGTTCATGGGCCAGCTTTATACGTATGTTGCAGCGAAGCAAAATAAAAAAATTCATATACTCGGTGCTACTTCCGGCGATACAGGAGCTTCAGCAATCGAGGGCGTTAAAGGCAAAGACGGCATCAAGATTTGTATTCTACATCCACATGGCAAAGTAAGTAAAGTACAAGAGCTGCAAATGACGACGGTTCAGGACGACAATGTACTGAATCTATCTGTAGATGGCAACTTCGACGATTGCCAGCGCATGATTAAGGATTTGTTCGCTGACCTTGATTTTAAAGCTAACAATCAGCTTGCGGCGATCAACTCCATCAACTTTGTTCGAATCTTGGCGCAGACGGTTTACTATTTCTATGCCTACTTCCAAGTGGCGAAGCAGACGGATGCGAAGCAGGTTAACTTTAGCGTACCGACAGGCAACTTCGGTGATATTTTTGCAGGTTACCTAGCGAAGCGTATGGGACTTCCTGTAGGCAAGCTCATTCTAGCTACGAATGAGAACAATATTTTGGAGCGCTTTATTCTTGAGGGCGTGTACAAGCCGGGCGACTTCCGCAGCACGTACAGCCCATCGATGGACATTCAAGTAGCCAGCAACTTTGAGCGTTACTTGTATTATGTGCTTGGCGAGGATGCTGCTCAAATTCGCAGTCTGATGGATCAGTTCAAAGCCGAAGGACAAATCGTCATTGCCGGCGATGCGCTGAGCAGAGTGCAAGCCGAGTTTGGCGCGCATGGCGTACAAGGCCAAGAGTGCCTGAGCACGATTAAGAAATATGAAGCGGAAAACGGCTACCTGCTTGATCCGCATTCAGCTTGCGGCGTCGCTGCGGCTGACAAATACAGCAATGAACAAGGAATCACGATCTCGCTTGCGACGGCTCATCCGGCTAAGTTCAACGAAGCCATCGAGCTTTGCGGCATCGAGCAGCAATTCCCTGAGCAAATCGCTTCGCTGTTCAGCAAAGAACAGCGTCAGACTCGCGTAGACGGATCGCTTGCAGCGGTCGTTAGCGAATTAGAAGCATTTTATAACGCATAA